The genomic DNA CCGAAGCGCACGATCAACTGGACCTGGCACTGGAATCCGGTGTGACCTTCATCGATACAGCGGAGATGTATCCCATCCCGCCCCGTGCCGAAACCTATAGTCGCACAGAAACGTATATTGGCAACTGGCTGCGCGATCGTGGTGTACGCGACAAGGTGGTACTGGCAACAAAGGTCATTGGTCGCGCCGAGTGGATGCCCCACATCCGCGCCGGCGGACGCCTGGACCGGAAGAACATCGAGACCGCCATCGACGGCAGTCTGCGTCGCCTGCAAACCGACTATGTCGACCTGTATCAGCTTCACTGGCCCGATCGCCGCACCAATTTCTTCGGGCGACTGGGCTACACCCATCAGAAAGGCGATGACGGTACGCCCATTGAGGAAACCCTGACCGTGCTCGGAGACCTGGTTGCCGCCGGCAAGGTGCGCCACATCGGGCTGTCGAATGAAACGCCCTGGGGCATCATGCGTTTCCTGCAGGTGGCGAAGGAGCTCAACCTGCCACGGGTAGTGAGCGTACAGAATCCCTACAACCTGCTGAATCGCACCTTCGAGATCGGCAATGCCGAAGTCAGCCACCGTGAACAGGTGGGGCTGCTGGCCTATTCACCTCTGGGCTTCGGTGTGCTGAGCGGCAAGTACCTGGGTGGCGCGCAACCCGAAGGTGCGCGCCTGACCCTGTTCGAAAACTACAAGCGCTATGGCAGCCCCGAGGCCCGGGCGGCCACGGAGGAATATGTAGGCATCGCCCGCGACGCCGGTATCGACCCCGCGCAAATGGCCCTGGCCTATGTCCATTCCCGGCCCTTCCTGACCGCCACCATCATCGGCGCCACAAATTCCGAACAACTGCGCTCGGACATAGCCAGCATCGATCTGAAACTGGATGCGGCGGTCATCGAACGCATCGATGCCGTCCACAAGCGCTACCCCAACCCGGCTCCCTGACCCTGGGGCCTGGGCGCAGGACCAATCTATACCCATTCGATTTGCGTGGTCTTTCCGCGTACAATCTCCGGCGCATGAAACAGGGGGGAGAATTACTGCATGTCCCGTTTTGAGTGGAGCGAGATTTACAGCGTCGGCAATGACACGATC from Acidiferrobacteraceae bacterium includes the following:
- a CDS encoding NADP(H)-dependent aldo-keto reductase, translated to EAHDQLDLALESGVTFIDTAEMYPIPPRAETYSRTETYIGNWLRDRGVRDKVVLATKVIGRAEWMPHIRAGGRLDRKNIETAIDGSLRRLQTDYVDLYQLHWPDRRTNFFGRLGYTHQKGDDGTPIEETLTVLGDLVAAGKVRHIGLSNETPWGIMRFLQVAKELNLPRVVSVQNPYNLLNRTFEIGNAEVSHREQVGLLAYSPLGFGVLSGKYLGGAQPEGARLTLFENYKRYGSPEARAATEEYVGIARDAGIDPAQMALAYVHSRPFLTATIIGATNSEQLRSDIASIDLKLDAAVIERIDAVHKRYPNPAP